The proteins below are encoded in one region of Fimbriimonadaceae bacterium:
- a CDS encoding tetratricopeptide repeat protein codes for MNWIRWTAAAAAAAALAGCFLRTNLGSEETGGGGASPIENYKEARMRDALRGLDFSTGKVTLTAEAAKIAPRGSLADGARLAAEADRVFETNDFPAAIEAYKKAVIVAPGRAETYLGLAQALVPKGRSAEAEAAVRTAVSLSPKNLDARLAWARLVDAKGDAEATVAAWSALLAVDGTIAEAHDRLAIATYYRGDAHGALKHIEACERLGGAVPAHFKDLVRSEAGTTKP; via the coding sequence ATGAACTGGATACGATGGACGGCGGCGGCGGCTGCCGCGGCCGCGCTCGCCGGCTGCTTTTTAAGGACAAACTTAGGATCGGAGGAGACGGGCGGCGGAGGCGCCAGCCCGATCGAGAACTACAAGGAGGCACGCATGCGCGATGCTCTGCGCGGTCTCGACTTCTCTACCGGCAAAGTGACGCTCACGGCCGAGGCGGCCAAGATCGCCCCGCGCGGATCGCTCGCCGACGGCGCACGACTTGCCGCCGAAGCCGACCGCGTCTTCGAGACCAACGACTTCCCTGCCGCGATCGAGGCCTATAAGAAGGCGGTCATCGTGGCCCCTGGGCGGGCGGAGACTTACCTCGGCCTCGCCCAAGCGCTGGTGCCGAAGGGCCGCAGCGCCGAGGCCGAGGCTGCGGTCCGCACCGCCGTTTCGCTCTCGCCGAAGAACCTGGACGCCCGCCTGGCCTGGGCCAGGCTCGTCGACGCCAAGGGCGACGCCGAGGCGACGGTCGCGGCATGGAGCGCCCTCCTCGCGGTGGACGGAACCATTGCGGAGGCCCACGACCGATTGGCCATCGCCACCTATTACCGCGGTGACGCCCATGGCGCCCTCAAGCACATCGAGGCTTGTGAGAGGCTCGGCGGCGCGGTGCCCGCGCACTTCAAGGACCTCGTCCGGTCGGAGGCCGGCACCACCAAGCCGTGA
- the metG gene encoding methionine--tRNA ligase translates to MPKRYYVTTPIYYVNSTPHVGHALTMLVCDVEKRYRRMQGDEVVFLTGTDENGLKVKEAAEAAGEDPMVFVDRISQTFRDAASLLDIDYDVFMRTTSPEHKRAAQRLFEILRENGHIYTDTYEGWYDVSAETFVKESDLVDGKSPDGNEVRWVSEENDFFRLSAFGDRLLEKIEGDPQFLLPEGRRNEVVSFIKQGLRDLCVTRANPGWGIPVPGDESKVIYVWFDALINYLAATGWPDATDWDQTWPADVHWMAKEIFTRFHATLWPAMLMGAGLPLPKSVVAHGWFTFNDAKMSKSKGNVLRSEELVAFFEEAGCERRLAVDALRFCLARLLPFESDTNFTMFEIERTYNTDLANDLGNALNRSLSMAHKFVAGKVPDADVEPEALEAVASAKAAVEKGMDAHRLDEALDSAMKVVQFLNKQIDTWAPWALAKAGDPRLGPVVKSMVYCLYASEGLLRPFVPGASDAVAAQLGLAPTLSWAQVGNEGRIPAGHDLGTPKPMFPRLEKKPGPPVSPPNPPLSSAGHEPSPQNRGGGSGEKPTKKAKFEPPAEIEITDVMKVKLQIGRVIEAEPVPGSEKLLKLGVMIGEERRQILAGIAKRYKPVDMVGRQVVVVANLKPAKLMGMESQGMLLAADDVDGTAILLEPEREAPEGAHVH, encoded by the coding sequence ATGCCCAAGCGCTATTACGTCACGACCCCGATCTACTACGTGAACAGCACGCCCCACGTCGGGCATGCGCTCACGATGCTCGTCTGCGACGTCGAGAAGCGCTATCGGCGGATGCAGGGCGACGAGGTCGTGTTCCTCACCGGCACCGACGAGAACGGGCTGAAGGTGAAGGAGGCGGCGGAGGCAGCGGGGGAGGATCCGATGGTCTTTGTGGACCGGATCAGCCAGACGTTCCGCGACGCGGCGAGCCTTCTCGACATCGACTACGACGTCTTCATGCGGACGACCTCGCCCGAGCATAAGCGGGCGGCACAGCGGCTCTTCGAGATCTTGCGAGAGAACGGGCATATCTACACGGACACGTACGAAGGCTGGTACGACGTGAGCGCAGAGACCTTCGTCAAGGAGAGCGACCTCGTCGACGGTAAGAGCCCGGACGGCAACGAAGTGCGGTGGGTGAGCGAGGAGAACGACTTCTTCCGGCTCTCCGCCTTCGGCGATCGGCTGCTGGAGAAGATCGAGGGCGACCCGCAGTTCCTGCTCCCCGAGGGGCGGCGGAACGAGGTCGTGAGCTTCATCAAGCAGGGGTTGCGCGACCTTTGCGTCACGCGGGCGAACCCAGGCTGGGGCATCCCCGTGCCGGGCGACGAGTCGAAGGTCATCTACGTCTGGTTCGACGCCCTGATCAACTACCTCGCCGCGACCGGCTGGCCGGACGCGACGGACTGGGACCAGACCTGGCCCGCCGACGTGCACTGGATGGCCAAGGAGATCTTCACGCGGTTCCATGCGACGCTCTGGCCCGCGATGCTGATGGGTGCGGGACTGCCGCTACCGAAGTCGGTCGTGGCGCACGGCTGGTTCACCTTCAACGACGCGAAGATGAGCAAGTCCAAGGGGAACGTTCTGCGCTCCGAGGAGCTCGTCGCCTTCTTCGAGGAAGCAGGTTGTGAGCGGCGGCTTGCCGTAGACGCGTTGCGCTTCTGCCTGGCCCGGCTGCTGCCTTTCGAGAGCGACACAAACTTCACCATGTTCGAAATCGAGCGGACGTACAACACCGACTTGGCCAACGACCTCGGCAACGCCCTCAACCGGTCGCTGAGCATGGCCCATAAGTTTGTTGCCGGAAAGGTGCCGGACGCGGACGTCGAGCCGGAGGCGCTGGAGGCGGTGGCGAGCGCCAAAGCGGCGGTCGAGAAGGGCATGGACGCGCACCGCCTGGACGAGGCCCTCGACTCAGCGATGAAGGTCGTGCAGTTCCTGAACAAGCAGATCGACACCTGGGCGCCCTGGGCGCTGGCCAAGGCGGGCGACCCGAGGCTTGGGCCCGTCGTGAAGTCAATGGTCTACTGCCTTTACGCCTCGGAAGGGCTGCTCCGGCCGTTCGTCCCAGGCGCTTCAGACGCGGTGGCGGCGCAGCTGGGACTCGCTCCGACCCTTTCCTGGGCCCAGGTGGGCAATGAGGGCCGGATCCCGGCCGGACACGACCTGGGTACGCCGAAGCCGATGTTCCCGCGCCTTGAGAAGAAGCCCGGACCGCCCGTCTCCCCCCCCAACCCCCCCCTCAGTTCCGCGGGGCACGAACCATCCCCTCAGAACCGAGGGGGGGGCTCCGGAGAAAAGCCCACCAAGAAGGCGAAGTTCGAGCCGCCCGCCGAGATCGAGATCACGGACGTGATGAAGGTGAAGCTCCAGATCGGCCGGGTGATCGAGGCGGAGCCCGTCCCCGGCAGCGAAAAGCTCCTGAAGCTCGGGGTGATGATCGGCGAGGAGCGGAGGCAGATTTTGGCGGGGATCGCCAAGCGTTACAAACCCGTCGATATGGTCGGCCGGCAAGTCGTGGTGGTCGCCAACCTCAAGCCCGCTAAGCTGATGGGAATGGAGAGCCAGGGCATGCTCTTGGCCGCCGACGACGTCGACGGCACCGCGATCCTTCTTGAACCTGAAAGAGAGGCTCCCGAAGGGGCGCACGTCCATTAA
- a CDS encoding GGDEF domain-containing protein: MERVGLDAELISKSGQRRQVRIARRLLSDGSELGIVTDMSISGSLGTALVEEMRRMTRLAEEDPVTGLLNRRAFNEGLRRLEESSGGDYGVIVVDMDQFKKINDTHGHVAGDAALKIFAERLRQSLRGHDLLARFGGDEFAALLPEIGEGDLIETAERLRHVLKVEAIVEGTALHLDATLGYAHATPNPHTVFKRADASMYRAKRRKKQLARAATLNPGTSPDSAESLPA, translated from the coding sequence TTGGAACGGGTCGGACTGGACGCAGAGCTCATTTCGAAGTCGGGCCAGCGACGCCAGGTGCGCATCGCGAGACGCCTGCTCTCTGACGGGTCCGAGCTCGGGATCGTCACCGACATGTCGATCTCCGGCAGTCTGGGCACGGCTTTGGTCGAGGAAATGCGACGCATGACCCGGCTTGCCGAGGAAGACCCGGTCACCGGGCTGCTCAACCGCCGCGCCTTCAACGAAGGGCTTCGGAGGCTCGAAGAGAGCAGCGGCGGCGACTATGGCGTGATCGTGGTGGACATGGACCAGTTCAAGAAGATCAACGACACGCACGGGCACGTGGCCGGCGATGCGGCCCTGAAGATTTTTGCGGAACGGCTCCGCCAATCGTTGCGCGGCCACGACTTGCTCGCTCGGTTTGGCGGCGACGAGTTCGCGGCCCTCTTGCCGGAGATCGGCGAGGGCGACCTCATCGAGACGGCGGAACGCCTGCGCCACGTGCTGAAAGTCGAGGCCATCGTCGAAGGCACGGCCCTGCACCTGGACGCGACGCTGGGCTATGCCCACGCGACCCCCAACCCCCACACCGTCTTCAAGCGGGCGGACGCAAGCATGTACCGGGCGAAACGACGCAAGAAGCAACTCGCACGGGCGGCGACGCTTAACCCCGGAACGAGCCCGGATAGTGCCGAATCGCTTCCGGCGTGA
- a CDS encoding YraN family protein translates to MPNLRRLGAQHEDRAAQHLLDMGYSLVARRVKTRSGEIDIIALDGETLVFVEVKFRERGIPEAALDATKERRFHAAVEEYLAKSGSADRPTRYDFIAVTPEAIRHYPGSFRG, encoded by the coding sequence ATGCCTAACCTTCGTCGACTAGGGGCCCAGCACGAGGACAGGGCGGCGCAGCACCTTTTGGACATGGGCTACTCATTGGTCGCCCGCAGGGTGAAGACCCGCTCCGGCGAGATCGACATCATCGCGCTGGATGGGGAGACGCTCGTCTTCGTCGAGGTGAAGTTCCGCGAGCGCGGGATACCCGAGGCCGCCCTAGACGCGACCAAGGAGCGCCGCTTCCATGCCGCTGTGGAGGAATATCTGGCCAAGTCTGGCTCGGCCGACCGTCCGACGCGCTACGATTTCATCGCAGTCACGCCGGAAGCGATTCGGCACTATCCGGGCTCGTTCCGGGGTTAA
- a CDS encoding ribonuclease HII, which produces MPCLPFRPGVAGCDEAGRGPLAGPVVCAAVVLRRGFDAEGIDDSKRLDPDRRLELAERIRTGSACWAVEFIDVAEVDDLNILWASMTGMARALAKLQPCPKKAVVDGNIVPPGAPCECKAIVGGDGKNAAIAAASILAKTARDQYMAEMGGLYPEYGFERHFGYPTPEHLEALRAHGPCPIHRRSFTRIREMIEQPCLTFVD; this is translated from the coding sequence ATGCCGTGCTTGCCGTTCCGACCCGGGGTAGCCGGCTGTGACGAGGCAGGAAGAGGCCCCCTTGCCGGCCCGGTGGTCTGCGCGGCGGTGGTGCTCCGGCGCGGATTCGACGCGGAAGGCATCGACGATTCCAAGCGCCTCGACCCTGACAGGCGGCTTGAGCTGGCGGAGCGCATCCGCACCGGTTCCGCGTGTTGGGCGGTGGAGTTCATCGACGTCGCCGAGGTTGATGACCTCAACATTCTCTGGGCCTCGATGACGGGGATGGCTCGCGCCCTGGCCAAGCTCCAACCGTGTCCCAAGAAGGCGGTCGTCGACGGCAACATCGTGCCTCCCGGTGCGCCCTGTGAGTGCAAGGCGATCGTGGGCGGAGACGGAAAGAACGCCGCGATCGCGGCTGCGTCCATCCTGGCCAAGACCGCACGCGACCAGTACATGGCGGAGATGGGCGGGCTCTATCCGGAGTACGGCTTCGAGCGCCACTTTGGCTATCCGACACCGGAGCACCTCGAGGCCCTGCGAGCGCACGGGCCCTGCCCGATCCATCGCCGCTCATTCACCCGCATCCGGGAGATGATCGAGCAACCATGCCTAACCTTCGTCGACTAG
- the pnuC gene encoding nicotinamide riboside transporter PnuC, which produces MGRLWVGLGVALSAVFVWACATFPFLETGWAEAVAFVFAAWWIVLLVRQNVWNWAFAILSSLMYAYVFYEYKLFADSGLQFVYVALSILGWYWWLKGGEQGEHLRVRRTSGSMALGLAIFVAVATGLGYARLALIPGTLPFWDSLTTGLSLAGQFMQARKLYENWHLWIVTNCMYVAIYIYKGLELTSFLSLVLLGMCFAGLKEWRAAMKATG; this is translated from the coding sequence ATGGGGCGCTTGTGGGTCGGGCTTGGGGTCGCACTCAGCGCGGTCTTCGTTTGGGCGTGCGCGACTTTTCCTTTCCTGGAGACAGGGTGGGCGGAGGCGGTTGCGTTCGTCTTCGCGGCGTGGTGGATCGTCTTGCTCGTGCGGCAGAACGTATGGAACTGGGCGTTCGCGATCCTCTCCTCGCTCATGTACGCTTACGTCTTTTATGAGTACAAACTCTTTGCTGACTCGGGACTGCAATTCGTTTACGTCGCGCTCAGCATTCTGGGATGGTACTGGTGGCTAAAGGGCGGCGAACAAGGCGAACACTTGCGCGTGAGGCGCACCTCTGGGTCGATGGCGTTGGGGCTTGCCATTTTTGTCGCGGTCGCGACGGGGTTGGGGTATGCGCGGCTCGCGCTCATTCCCGGGACTCTGCCGTTCTGGGACTCCCTGACGACCGGGCTAAGTTTGGCGGGCCAGTTCATGCAGGCACGCAAGCTTTATGAGAACTGGCACCTTTGGATCGTGACCAATTGCATGTACGTCGCGATCTACATCTATAAAGGTCTGGAGCTGACGTCGTTTCTGAGCCTTGTGCTCCTCGGGATGTGCTTCGCCGGCCTTAAAGAGTGGCGCGCCGCTATGAAGGCTACGGGTTAG
- the asnS gene encoding asparagine--tRNA ligase encodes MDYRRQRLSDLFSASPGTLATAFGWVKTKRESKGVAFVQLNDGSTYADLQVVVEAGTLPEEAMRQVTTGASVRFEGEIVESPGSGQSVELKATAVEVYGEADPASYPLQKKGATMEFLREIAHLRMRGNTFGAVTRIRARAAWAVHEFFQKRGFSWIHTPIITASDCEGAGAMFAVTTLAEAVGHGSEATMRLKSTSFADDFFGKPAYLTVSGQLNVETYALGMTNVYTFGPTFRAENSNTPRHLAEFWMIEPEMAFCSIEGDMNLAEEFVREVIGDVMENCPADLEFFDKRIEPELLTTLRHVVESGFERMTYTEAVKMLEASGENFEFPVGWGCDLQSEHERWLTEKKVGRPVILTDYPREIKAFYMYNNDDGKTVRAMDVLVPRIGELIGGSQREDRLAVLEERIEEQGLDKAAYWWYLDLRRFGSVPHAGFGLGFERLIMYLTGMKNIRDVIPFHRTPGSAEF; translated from the coding sequence ATGGACTACCGGCGACAGCGCCTTTCCGACCTCTTCTCGGCTTCGCCCGGAACTCTGGCCACCGCCTTCGGTTGGGTGAAGACCAAGCGCGAGAGTAAAGGGGTCGCCTTTGTCCAGCTTAACGACGGGTCGACTTACGCCGACCTCCAGGTGGTGGTGGAGGCGGGCACGCTGCCGGAGGAGGCCATGCGCCAGGTCACGACCGGCGCCTCGGTCCGCTTCGAAGGCGAGATCGTGGAGTCGCCCGGCTCTGGCCAGTCCGTGGAACTGAAGGCCACTGCGGTCGAGGTTTATGGCGAGGCAGACCCGGCCAGCTATCCCTTGCAGAAGAAGGGGGCGACCATGGAGTTCTTGCGCGAGATCGCCCACTTGCGCATGCGCGGCAACACGTTCGGCGCGGTGACGCGGATCCGGGCGCGGGCGGCGTGGGCCGTCCACGAGTTCTTCCAGAAGCGGGGCTTCTCCTGGATCCACACGCCCATCATCACGGCGAGCGATTGCGAGGGGGCGGGCGCGATGTTCGCGGTCACGACCCTTGCCGAGGCGGTCGGGCATGGGAGCGAGGCGACGATGCGGCTCAAGAGCACGAGCTTCGCCGACGACTTTTTCGGCAAGCCCGCGTACCTTACGGTCAGCGGCCAGCTAAACGTGGAGACTTACGCGCTTGGCATGACGAACGTTTATACGTTCGGGCCGACCTTCCGCGCGGAGAATTCGAACACCCCCCGCCACCTCGCCGAATTCTGGATGATCGAGCCGGAGATGGCGTTTTGCTCGATCGAAGGAGACATGAACCTTGCCGAGGAATTCGTCCGCGAGGTTATCGGGGACGTGATGGAGAACTGCCCGGCAGACCTTGAGTTTTTCGATAAGAGGATCGAGCCCGAACTCTTGACGACGTTACGGCACGTCGTTGAGAGCGGTTTCGAGCGGATGACTTACACCGAGGCGGTGAAGATGCTCGAAGCGAGCGGCGAAAACTTTGAGTTTCCGGTCGGCTGGGGATGCGACTTACAGAGCGAGCATGAGCGCTGGTTAACTGAGAAGAAGGTGGGGCGGCCTGTGATCCTTACCGATTATCCGCGCGAGATCAAAGCCTTTTACATGTACAACAACGATGACGGCAAGACTGTGCGCGCGATGGACGTCCTTGTGCCGCGCATCGGGGAGCTGATCGGGGGCTCGCAGCGCGAAGACAGGCTCGCCGTACTTGAGGAGCGGATCGAGGAGCAAGGTTTGGACAAGGCGGCATACTGGTGGTATCTCGACTTGCGCCGGTTCGGATCGGTACCGCACGCGGGCTTTGGCCTCGGGTTCGAGCGCCTGATCATGTACCTCACGGGGATGAAGAACATCCGCGACGTGATCCCGTTCCACCGGACGCCGGGCTCGGCCGAGTTCTAA